From one Perca flavescens isolate YP-PL-M2 chromosome 4, PFLA_1.0, whole genome shotgun sequence genomic stretch:
- the LOC114554113 gene encoding cytokine-inducible SH2-containing protein isoform X1 — MILCLPGARAPLPAAPSTEAPRGMRAGTVPPTPCLQSTPPLWDPTKDLRAIASNFCYLENSEWYWGAVTAAQAHAALQEASEGAFLVRDSSHPLYMLTLSVRTARGPTSIRIQYNGAQFLLDSSSPARPSLSSFPNVPSLVQHYMGPERKAEEGKVVEEAPSKPSQQTIQETSVVLKLKRPVYKPQGLPSLQHLTRLVINRHSDCPDQLPLPRPLLRYIQNYPFKV; from the exons ATGATTCTTTGTTTACCAGG TGCCAGAGCTCCTCTGCCCGCAGCTCCATCCACTGAAGCCCCACGGGGCATGCGGGCAGGAACTGTACCTCCTACTCCTTGCCTTCAAAGCACCCCTCCGCTATGGGACCCTACGAAGGACCTGCGGGCGATTGCCAGCAACTTCTGCTATCTGGAAAATTCAG AATGGTACTGGGGAGCTGTAACTGCAGCTCAGGCCCATGCTGCACTTCAAGAGGCATCTGAAGGAGCTTTTTTGGTACGAGACAGCAGCCACCCTCTGTACATGCTGACCCTCTCGGTCAGGACTGCACGTGGCCCCACCAGTATACGGATCCAGTACAACGGCGCACAGTTTTTGCTTGACTCCAGCTCCCCGGCCCGGCCCAGCCTGTCGTCATTCCCCAACGTGCCCAGCCTGGTGCAGCACTACATGGGACCAGAGAGGAAAGCAGAGGAGGGTAAGGTGGTGGAGGAGGCCCCTTCAAAACCCTCTCAGCAGACAATTCAGGAGACATCTGTGGTGTTAAAACTAAAGCGGCCTGTGTACAAGCCCCAGGGCCTCCCCTCCTTACAGCACCTCACACGCCTGGTCATTAACAGGCACTCTGACTGCCCCGACCAGCTACCACTCCCGAGGCCTCTGCTGCGTTACATACAGAACTATCCCTTCAAGGTGTGA
- the LOC114554113 gene encoding cytokine-inducible SH2-containing protein isoform X2 — MRAGTVPPTPCLQSTPPLWDPTKDLRAIASNFCYLENSEWYWGAVTAAQAHAALQEASEGAFLVRDSSHPLYMLTLSVRTARGPTSIRIQYNGAQFLLDSSSPARPSLSSFPNVPSLVQHYMGPERKAEEGKVVEEAPSKPSQQTIQETSVVLKLKRPVYKPQGLPSLQHLTRLVINRHSDCPDQLPLPRPLLRYIQNYPFKV; from the exons ATGCGGGCAGGAACTGTACCTCCTACTCCTTGCCTTCAAAGCACCCCTCCGCTATGGGACCCTACGAAGGACCTGCGGGCGATTGCCAGCAACTTCTGCTATCTGGAAAATTCAG AATGGTACTGGGGAGCTGTAACTGCAGCTCAGGCCCATGCTGCACTTCAAGAGGCATCTGAAGGAGCTTTTTTGGTACGAGACAGCAGCCACCCTCTGTACATGCTGACCCTCTCGGTCAGGACTGCACGTGGCCCCACCAGTATACGGATCCAGTACAACGGCGCACAGTTTTTGCTTGACTCCAGCTCCCCGGCCCGGCCCAGCCTGTCGTCATTCCCCAACGTGCCCAGCCTGGTGCAGCACTACATGGGACCAGAGAGGAAAGCAGAGGAGGGTAAGGTGGTGGAGGAGGCCCCTTCAAAACCCTCTCAGCAGACAATTCAGGAGACATCTGTGGTGTTAAAACTAAAGCGGCCTGTGTACAAGCCCCAGGGCCTCCCCTCCTTACAGCACCTCACACGCCTGGTCATTAACAGGCACTCTGACTGCCCCGACCAGCTACCACTCCCGAGGCCTCTGCTGCGTTACATACAGAACTATCCCTTCAAGGTGTGA